TCATCAAGCCTCGGCCGAGCAGAGACCAGGGGCCTTTGTGGCAATTAATTGCGCGGCACTGCCCGAAACTCTTCTGGAAAGCGAACTATTCGGACACGAAAAAGGAGCCTTCACAGGGGCTACCACTCAGCGCAAAGGCCGTTTTGAACAGGCTCATAAGGGTACTATATTCCTGGATGAAATCGGCGATGTTCCTCTGGCGATGCAAGTAAAACTCCTGCGGGTGCTCCAAGAGAGAAAATTCGAGCGCATCGGTGGAACTGAAACCGTCGAAATTGATGTTCGAGTTGTCGCAGCGACGCACCAAGCGTTGGAAAAGCTTGTAAAAGACGGCAAGTTCCGCGAAGATTTATTTTATCGTCTGAACGTTATTCGCATCGACGTACCCCCATTGCGGGACCGGCCCGAAGATATTCCAGTTCTAGCGAGCTTCTTTGCGCAGAAATTTACTCGCACCGGCCAGACACCTCCCAAGCTCAGCCCCGAAGCCTTACAGGTACTACAAGGTTATTCCTGGCCCGGTAATGTGCGTCAGCTGGAAAATGCCTTGGAAAGAGCCTGTATCACGGCCCGAGATGGCCTCATTTTGCCCAAACATTTGCCTTCGGATATCAGCGGATTGATATCCTCTTCGAAACAGGCAATGCAAGTCGATCTGTCACGAAGTTTACCGGAGCAGTTGTCCGAATTGGTTGCCAGTTTTGAGAAACGCTACCTGCGCAAAGCATTGAGGCGAACACGCGGCCATGTTGGCAAGACGGCCAAGATCAGTGGATTATCGCGAAGAAGTGTTACTGAAAAAATCGGACACTATGCGATCGACAAAGCAGAATTTAAAAAGGACTGAAGGATATTGAAGATGCGGGACTTTTTCAGTCTCGCATCCAGAATTGTCTGAAATCCACTAGCGCCGCCAACCACGGCCACCGCTGCGGAATCCACCCCGGTAGCCGGAGCGATAAAAATTATTATACCCCCAACGGTAACTGGGCCTATAACCCCAGTTATAATATCCACCGTTTCCTATTCCGATGGAAAAATTGGGGCCACTATAGTAGAGTCCGGGATAACTACTATAAGAATAGTAGTTATAGGGCTGATAATAGGGCGTAGAGTAGGAATATCCGTAGGTTCCAGGATCATACGTAGTAACAATCTGGGCTTTGGCCTGAGAGCCGGTCAATAGCAGCACAGCGATTCCGGCGACTAAAACATTTTGAATCCTCATGGTGATTCTCCTTATCAAAAGCCATTTGATACAGAAAGATTAAACCGCAATCCGAATGCCAACGATCATACTGGTTAAATTTTTCTGGTTCTTCCGAGACACTTTTGACATGCCTGGTGCGCGAAGGTGAGAATTCGAGTTCTCTTTGTTCGTGCAATCACTGACTAAATGAGTGATTTTCAACAATTCACCTTTTGACGGCACATAAGTTGCCTGTTTGCGATGATTCTAGCTCGAAATTTATTGAGGTTTATTTATGGTGGAATCGGTTCAGGTCCCTATTGCCGAGAAACCATCCAATCTAGTTGACTATCTCTCCGATTACACCCACCCCTTGCGTTTGGATGCCGCGGGCCATGAGAGTTTGTTGCAGAAAATCCGCGAATTGGCTGTCGGTTCGATTGATTCGATTGCACCGAGTTCTCGTTCCGTACTGATACGCTTTCGAGGCAACTGCGCCCGACTTAAAGAGGTGCACCGGGAGCTGGCCCTTAGAGCGGCCTTAGGGGAACAGATTCCTAGTGAATCCGAATGGTTGCTCGACAACTATTACATCATTCAGGAAGTCGTTCGAGAAATTCGCAATGATCTTCCCAAGGGTTACTATCGAGAGTTGCCCGCCCTACTCAGTGGACCTTTTGCAAGACTCCCTCGGATCTGTCCGTTTGCCTTTTCGCTGCTGGCTTATACCGATTCGGCTTTTACGGAGTCCGACATTACGGAAGCCGTGACGGAATACCAACGTGTCGCTCCGCTATCCATCGGTGAAATCTGGGCGATCCCGACGATGTTGAGGCTCGCTCTACTGGAGAATTTGAGGCGAATTGCCGATCAGATTGTTTCGACTATCAAGGAGCACCGCTCCGCGACCGCAGCGGTATTACTCGCGAACAAGGGGAGCCAGCCGCTTCTGCCTACCCAGCCCACGGACGCTTTTGCTGTGGCCTTCTGGGAAGGATTGCGCGACGGCGATAACACGAGTGCAGTCCGAAGCGACTTAGTTCACGATTGGTTATCGGAACACATAGCCGATCCCGGAAAGATTGAACATCGCGAATACTGCCGACAGGCGGCAAATCAAGTTTCCATCGGGAACGCCATCACTAGTCTTCGCTTGCTCGGCGTCATTGACTGGATGAACTTTTTCGAATCGGTCAGCTTAGTTGAGGCCGAGCTTCGCAGAGACCCGGCGGGAATCTACGGCCGACAGGATTTTGGAACGAGAGATCGTTGTCGCCAAGCAGTGGAGAAACTTTCCCGACAATCCAAAATTTCCGAATTGGACATTGTTAAGCGGGCCAATCACCAGGCCGAACTTTCGAAATCGACCTCTCCCCTTCCCAACGCCAGCTTTTTAATCGGAGAGCATCGTCAGGTTTTTGCGCAAAGCCTCAAGCCGATTCCCTTCTGGAAAATGAGCAGGCAGGATTGGCTCCTGGAACATCCCAATTTATTCTTTTTTGGGCTACTCGGTTCGCTGACTGCACTTCTGGTAATTAGTGCGATTGCCCTCTCCGGAGCAAGTTCTATAAGTCTCATCGTTCTGGTGGCATTGGCTGCCTTACTTCCCGCGAGCGAACTGGCTGTCGGCTTTTCCAATTTTTTCATTACTCGTCAGCTTGCCCCTCGAGTGCTACCCAAGCTCGATTTCAAAAATGGAATTGCGAACGGATGCGACACCTTCGTGGTGATCCCGACTCTGCTGACCAGACCGGAACAAGCCGCCGTGCTTTGCGAACGGTTGGAGTTACACTATTTATCCAACTCCGATCCCAAGCTTCGGTTTGCATTGCTTACAGACTTCCCGGATGCAGATGCAGAGCAAACGCCGAGCGACGATCCAAGTCTCCAGACGGCCTTGGAAGGCATTCAGAAATTGAATGAACTGCACGCGGAGGAAAACTCTCCTCGCTTTTTTCTCTTTCACC
The genomic region above belongs to Telmatocola sphagniphila and contains:
- a CDS encoding sigma-54-dependent transcriptional regulator; protein product: MTTEVPEPITGPKEPAISQRVLVVEDLEDTRVSQQQLLCLSLGLEVDTAEDGQAALSMLLERNYSLVITDLRMPKLNGMKLIEEINQRKLPVTVIVTTGHGGVNDAVNAMRMGAYDFLVKPPNPQHLCMLVQRALRERSLQDEVASLRQELGQRHSFQNVISKSPRMHDVFELIGQIATTSSTVLVIGETGSGKEQIARAIHQASAEQRPGAFVAINCAALPETLLESELFGHEKGAFTGATTQRKGRFEQAHKGTIFLDEIGDVPLAMQVKLLRVLQERKFERIGGTETVEIDVRVVAATHQALEKLVKDGKFREDLFYRLNVIRIDVPPLRDRPEDIPVLASFFAQKFTRTGQTPPKLSPEALQVLQGYSWPGNVRQLENALERACITARDGLILPKHLPSDISGLISSSKQAMQVDLSRSLPEQLSELVASFEKRYLRKALRRTRGHVGKTAKISGLSRRSVTEKIGHYAIDKAEFKKD